A genomic window from Punica granatum isolate Tunisia-2019 chromosome 2, ASM765513v2, whole genome shotgun sequence includes:
- the LOC116197212 gene encoding mitogen-activated protein kinase kinase 3 isoform X2: MRIFGAIGNGASSVVRRAIHIPSHRIIALKKINIFEKEKRQQLLTEIRTLCEAPCDRSLVEFHGAFYTPDSGQISIALEYMDGGSLADVLRVRKRIPEPILSSMFRKLLQGLNYLHGTRHLVHRDIKPANLLVNLKGEAKITDFGISAGLENSMAMCATFVGTVTYMSPERIRNESYSYPADMWSLGLTLFECGTGEFPYTDNKGHVNLMLQIVDEPSPSPSEQKFSPEFCSFVNACLQKDADTRPTAEQLLSHPFIRKYEDAGVDLATFVQSIFDPTQRMKDLADMLTIHYYTLFSGPDDLWQHTRTLYKERSTFRFSREQFLGQDDIFASLSNIRRTLSGDWPAEKLVHVVEKLQCRGQGEDGIAIRVSGSFILGDRFLICGKGVQVEGMPNFDDLGIDLSTKRMGRFQEQFVVEPSGLIGQYFIAEQELYIAQ; this comes from the exons GCCACAGAATTATTGCTCTGAAGAAGATTAATATCTTTGAAAAG GAGAAAAGACAGCAACTTCTTACCGAGATCCGAACATTATGCGAGGCGCCGTGTGATCGAAGTCTAGTAGAATTCCATGGAGCTTTCTATACTCCGGATTCGGGGCAGATAAGCATAGCCCTGGAGTACATGGATGGAGGGTCACTGGCCGATGTCTTGCGAGTTCGGAAACGCATACCGGAACCAATTTTGTCTTCTATGTTCCGAAAACTTCTGCAG GGATTGAACTACTTGCATGGAACCCGACACTTAGTTCACAGAGACATCAAACCTGCGAACTTGCTCGTTAACCTCAAAGGAGAGGCAAAGATAACCGACTTTGGCATTAGTGCTGGCCTAGAGAATTCCATGGCAATG TGTGCGACTTTCGTTGGGACAGTAACCTACATGTCACCGGAGCGGATCCGAAATGAGAGCTATTCTTATCCTGCTGATATGTGGAGCCTTGGTCTTACTCTCTTTGAGTGTGGGACCGGAGAATTCCCTTACACAGATAATAAGGGACACGTTAACCTGATGCTGCAG ATCGTGGACGAACCATCACCTTCACCTTCAGAACAAAAATTTTCACCAGAATTCTGTTCGTTTGTCAATGCGTGCTTGCAAAAGGATGCAGATACCAGGCCTACTGCAGAGCAG CTTCTATCACACCCATTCATAAGGAAGTATGAGGACGCAGGAGTCGACTTAGCGACATTCGTTCAAAGCATATTTGATCCTACTCAGAGGATGAAGGATTTAGCAGAC ATGTTGACGATCCACTACTATACATTATTCAGTGGACCAGATGATTTGTGGCAGCATACAAGGACGTTGTATAAGGAAAGATCGACTTTTAG ATTCTCACGTGAGCAATTTCTCGGCCAAGACGATATCTTTGCGAGCTTATCGAACATAAGGAGAACATTGTCGGGCGATTGGCCTGCTGAGAAGCTTGTTCACGTTGTGGAGAAGCTCCAGTGCCGCGGACAAGGGGAAGATGGGATTGCGATCCGTGTCTCAGGTTCGTTCATCTTAGGGGACAGGTTCCTTATATGCGGCAAGGGAGTACAAGTCGAAGGGATGCCAAACTTCGACGATTTGGGAATCGATCTCTCTACCAAGAGAATGGGGAGGTTTCAGGAGCAGTTCGTGGTAGAACCAAGTGGTCTGATCGGTCAATACTTCATTGCCGAGCAGGAGCTTTACATTGCTCAATAG